From the genome of Canis lupus familiaris isolate Mischka breed German Shepherd chromosome 20, alternate assembly UU_Cfam_GSD_1.0, whole genome shotgun sequence:
AACTTGGAATAAAGGCATCTAGAGGCCTGGAGCCAGACGCTTTGGTGAGAGGGGActgccctgccacccccaccctgcattCCCGTGCTGGGAACAGTGGAGGAACCTGCCCATCACACTGCTGGTGGGTCAGACACCCAAGCCTACCACGGGcacagagttttctttttctttatttgtctaCATTCAGCTTAACTCAGATGTACTGCCTGAATGATCcagacatacaaaaaaaaaccactctttcccactggtttttaaaataaaatcttcacttataaaactgaaacacTAAAGcattaaaatacagaaagctCGTTTAACTCACTTCACAAAAGCATTAACAGATGATGTATCCCTTCTGTAGCTATTTAAAGACAAACTGAGTTAACACTAACACCAATTGTAAATAGACAGAGGGATATGTAACTGCAAGAACTCAAAAAACTCTACTCGGACAAAGTTGTGATGGCAACTAACAAACCATTGAAGACATGGAAGTCCCAAACACGGCTAAATATGGGTCACAGGACGGGTCACGGGCGTGACCAGCTGCACCTCACAACACAGCAACGTGGACAAGTTGGGGCGGAAGGGGCCTGGAGGGGCCAGCTGACATGTTAACTGTGATGCATAAAACTGAATCTTACAACGAGGGGTAAGTGCAGAAGGTACAAATCTTCACCCCTCGGGGGGGGCTTTATCTATACTGGTAGTTCATGCTGTGGTCTGCGTTTCTGCCGTAGCCGCCCTGTGATGACTGGTAGGAGCTGGGAGGGCCGCTGTAATTCTGGCCGGACCCCGGGGAGTTGTAGTTTGATTGTGACGAGTAGCCTCCTGGGGAAGAGAGGGGTGGGTTAGAGGTGAGGGGCACGGGGCTTTGCCTGTAATCAGATCTCAGGACCACGGCAACACCTGAGCCATGTTGTGTGTCCACGTCATGTCCACTGGGGAGACCACAGCAGGGCAGCAGTCTGGGCACTGCCTCTGGCTCAGTGCCCTTCCTGGGTAAATGGGGTTGGTTGTCACCAACACCCTGCGAGGTAGAACCACCGGACCCTGGTTTGTAAGCGGTGAGGATCTGCCcagtagaggcagaggcagcagcagcgGGAGCTGTATCTGGGGGCTGCCCAAGCACAAGGCCGAGCCTGAAGCCCCTGAACCAGAGGCCACACAGCAGGCTGTGTGGGCCTCAGTGTCATCAGCGTTTTTCCATTCAGGTGTGATCTAGCTATCATCTGGATGTCTGGCTTCTGGAAAGCTGAGATGCTGGAAGTATCCCTGAGCCCGTGTGCCCAGATCTCCCTCTTCCTATTCTCAGCCCACATGGAAGCCAGATGGCAGGTGCCACTGTAGCCCTGCCTATGCTACCCGCCAGGTGATGCCCCTCATCATCGgacccctcccctctcccccggCTCTGCCACCTGCCAATCCAGGCCCACCTTGTTTGCCTTGGTATGAGGAGCCGCCCCCAGAACCTCCGCCGTAGCCCCCGTGTGACCCTGGGTTGTAGGACGACCCGCCTGAGCCGTAGCTGTTCCCGCCGCTCCGGCCTCCACTACCACTGTAGTCTGGAGGAGAGAAGATAATGTGGTTAAGGGGCCTTGGCAAAGACACAGCTGGGGTGGTCCAGGATCCTTGAGCTGTGGGCCTGGAAGCAGGCCGTAGGTTGAGACTATAAGCCTTTGCAAATCACCCTGTTCTGACTGCTTAAACCTGGAACACGCCAATTCAACCTAGAACTGCAAGGGGCCGGCTGGAGCCCTGCTAGGTCTCTGTGCCCTGGATTGGAGGGCCCAGGTGCATCCTGTcttcccaccttcccctccaACACAAGCTTCCCAGCAATTCAGGAGCCATACACCAGTCTCTTCTCCTCCCACCCAGCTGTTACCAACCAGGCACCCGGTGCCCCCTGGCCCACACACAGGGAGCACAGCTTCTTTAAAGTCCCTGGCCCTCCTGCTGGCCAGTGTCCCATCATAGAAAACAAGCGCACACCTACGCTTTCCTAGCTCAGCCACCAGCGCAGCCTGCTGAGTTTGTGcatgaggtggagggagaggcggAGCAGAAAAGTGACTTGGGCTCTTTTGGAGGCTGAACGCAACACTGTTTCCAGAGCCCATCCCTGGAAGTTACCTCACAGTAGCTGCCCAGACTCAGAGACTCCACCCTTGTGCCCCAGCCTCAACCCACAGGCTTCCTTGGCACAGGGGCCTCCACTAGACCTGCCTTCGGAGAAAGCGACAGGAAGGGAACAGCAAGGATGCAGGCCAGGGGAACTCTGCCTCCAGGATTCTCCTAAAGCCCACCCGGGCAGCCAGCACCGCCCGGCTTCCTTCCAGTCCCTCAGCAAGAGGTCAGGGCAATGCTGAGCTTCCGCCACTCCACGGGATGCGCCGCCAGCCTGGACCCTGGCCAGGCCTCGGGGCCCTGGAAGCCAACTCACTGAATTTGCTCTCGTAGCTGTAGTCTgatccgcccccgcccccgggggagCTGTAGGAGTTTGAGTAGGAGGAGTAGTTGCCTTGTCCATGATTATAGCCCTTCTGCTTGCCCTGGGGGGGGCCGTAGTTGCTGTACTGGCCCTGGTTGTAGGACTGCTGCTGGCCTTGGTGGGACTGGTAGCCCGAGCCGTAGGAGGGCTTCTGCTGGCCCCCGTGGGGCTGCTTCTTTCCAGCGTGTTTCGGGGGCACTGGTGAGTTGTAGTTGTCGCCTTGGTAGTAGGAGCCATAGCCAGAGGAGCCACcaccgcccccgccgccgccaccaccggCATTCCCAGAATGCCCTCCGTTGCTGTAGAACTGACCTAAACAGGAAGGCAGCGGATCAGGCGTAGGACGGGGGAGACGGGAAGGGAAAGACAGGGAAGGTCGCAGCTGTGGGTCCTGAAGGCTGACCCACGAGCCCGCTGCCCAggccagggcagagggacagaggcaggagagggaggagcagtggCTCCGGTCCTCAGAGCAGCCTGGTTTGGACTGGTCCAGCCTTCAGCTCCACTCACCCATCAGCTGATGACAACAATGGATCTTTGCCAAGCAGCGGCAGGACAGCGCGCCAACAGCAGCTTTTGCAGCGGATGTCAACATTACAATGAGATGAGCTCCGAGCGCGAGATGACATTCATGACTAGCTGACTGTTACCCAGATGTCCCCAACGGTGACAGGGAAAGCAAAGCCCCAGAGAAGCAGCCggccacccccactcccccctgCTGTGCTGGGAAGAGGCTCTGCAGTCATAGGCCTGGGTGACCCCAAGAGATGCTCTTTAACAAGGCCCCTCAAACTGCTGTCATCCCTGGAAGAAGAACTGGTCTGACGTGGCTCTTGAGAGTCAGTCAAACGACCTGGGGTATCTCCCTGGTGATTCTTGCAGACGTAGGACTTAGGGATTGATTCTTGGGGCAAAGGAGGCTGGCTCAAAAGTTAGGATCCGAACATCCAGGCCAGGCCTCAAGCTACAGCCTCAGTGGGCGCTCCAGAGGGCCCCTCTGTTCCCAGCACAGCTGCCAGGGGCAGGTGGACCGAGCATGGACTGCCAAGCGTGCAGGGAGGCTGCCACATCCTCAGATCCAGAGGCTGAGCATGTCACAGTGAGACCCTCCTCTGGTCCTCCTACGTGGAGATCCCATCCCACAGGACAGGTATGcccacaccctgcccccaccagacACTCAGGTGGGCCGATGGGGGATGGGTCAGCTAAGgtgaggtgggaggaaggggaggccgGGACGCATGGGTGAACTCTCAAGCCCAGCAGAGCAATCCCCAGCGCTCAGAGGGGGCAGTGGAGCTCCTGGCTCCCTGGGCAGGGGGTGCCGGTGGGCTCACTCACTTTTGCTGGTTGGTGCTGCCAGTCTACAGACAGCCTGGAGCTACCCTGGTGTgcccagggtgggtgggagggggaggggacactCCCACACGGGCCCATCCTTCCTTCCCGTATTTAGCATGAAGGGTTCCCCCGCCTTTTGGGTAGTTAATTTGGGAGTCATCGCGTCCCTCCCACCCGCTGGAGCTGCGCACCCCACACTGCTAGGTCTTGAGTTGTTGAAACAATAATTTGGATAAAACTGATCTGTgacatcagtttattttcttcagGCGGCCTCCTCCACCCCGCCACCCGCCCCCATCACAAAGCCAAACACCAAGAAGGACATGGTCCACAATGCGAAGAGAGCAAACATGCGAAGGCCTGGCAAGGAGGCTGGAGGACAGGAGATCCTCTGCAGACCCCCTCTCAGAACCCCGCCACCTAAGCTGCCCCACGGCCTAAACTGAGCACCTCAGCACCCCTCCTCAAGCACAGGAATGAATGAAGACGCCAAGTACTGAGGACTTGTTACTTTAACAtgtattgattaaaaaaaaataaagggaaggagaAGTTTTCAACGTCATTTCAGGATAACTATTTCCTGGTATAAAAAGACATTATTCTCAAACAATaactttctaaaaagaaaaaaaaatacatcatgcaaagttttaaaaagtttcactGAATGTTTCAAACCTCTGGGAACAAATTATATAGTAACCGTTTTGACCAGTTTTTGCCTGAAGAAGCGCAAAATCTTGCAAGTCAACACAAAGGCAGGCTTCGCCACAAAGGACTACTGACTAGAGCCCAGCCATGCTCTTTCCAAAAGGGACTGCCATCAGGAAACGGGGGTCTCTGTAAAGAACCCTACTGCTTCTGTGTGCCTCTGCGCACAGGGAGAAGTCAGAAACTCCAGCCTGCACCCTGAGGTGAGAGGGCAGAAGATTCCAGGTCTTCTGGAATCCATCAGGGCTGCATAcccaacagcacaggcccggaGAGGCCAGCTCCTCACTGGAGAATCGGGCTACGCATTAAGTCTTTCTGCTTATTTTGAAGCCCCATTAAAACAAACTCTAGAATCCCATGCATTTGCAGCTATGATTAGGACTTGCAAAATTCCACGTTCTCTCTCCCCTAAAGCCTGTTTCCCACACTAATAATGGAAGCACAGTTTTGATACCTTTGAGAGTTCACCTCTAACTAAACCAGCCACAAAATACCGCACCCCCAAACAAGAACCCACCAGAGCATTTACAAAAGGCGGGAGAGGTTAACTTAGCACAATGTACAATTCCCAATGTTCCCCACGTTTTacaagcttattaaaaaaaaaaaaaaaaaaaaaaaaaaaaaaaaggaaaaggaaaaggaaaagaaaaagaaaaagccagttgCTCTGGATTCAGATGTGATAAAATCGTTTTCATTACTGTCAAAGGCATCAACCAGATTTGGGAATTtgttaaaaggttaaaaattcATACAAAACCTGCTGTAAATTAAGACAAAGGTAGATTAAAATGCATCATtatctgtctcttaaataaagtAATGCTTTCCATAAAAAGCAAAGGTGGGCTTTTGCCTTGATGCTGACCAACGCTGGCTCTAGAATTCTGTGCAATTCTGCACAAAAATGCATTCTCTGAAAATTGTTTTCCACTTATTGTGAACTTCAATATGACCAAGTTCAAAGGCAAATCACGATAAAAACTGCCATTGTCTTAAATTCTGCAGGCTAAGAGTTTCAGACAAGCTGCGGTGACAAGCCACGGTTGAGAAACCCAGTGAAGCACAGGGGCACAGCACGGACACTTTGGGTTTTGGAGTTCGAGAAAATTGGAGTAAAAAGTTGATTTTGTGTGCAATACTTTTAGATGCTCTAGGAAGACCCAAAATCATGATAGCCGTAGCAGTCTGTGAAAAAGTCACCTACAAAAGGGGGAGacagagcagagaaaaaaaattagaattcttttgaaaaatggcaCAGAGCGCCACATTTGAAATTCATGTTTTAGATTTCTCTGCTCCTGTAACCCCCCAATGAAGGCTCCTTCTCAAGACAAGAGCTGTGCACTGTCAGGAAAAGCATAATCACAGGACTGGTGCTTCGCATGGCTTAAagcagagaaatttaaaattttgacttttaAGGAAATTTCGAGTCACACAAACGTGTgttaacatttaaagaacaaattaCACTTTTGCAGGATGGGGCTGGAGGATTGCCTGCCCTAATCACTCAGAAAAGATGCGTGCCACTCTTAAATCTCAGGGAGGGTGCTGCTGGTGGGCCACCCTGCTCTAACTCAGGTGTGGGAGCTAAGCTGTAGCTTCTCCCCAACCTCAGACAAAGAGAAACACACACTTACTGTAGCCTGCCGTCGCCGAGTTGCCTCCATACCCATAGCTGCCATATCCAGCGCCTGGAAAGGAACGCACAGGGTTACGGGGGTAGAAGGTGGGTCTGCCCTCCCCGACCCCTCCTGCTATCCCAGCCTGACCCCAGGGGCCCCACTCACTGAAGGGAGCAAGCCAGATCCCTGGGACAACACAAGACAAGGCTCCTCACCAGCATTCATGTAGCCTCCATGATTGGCGCCGCCAAATCCTCTCCCTCGACCTCGACCTCGgatgttccctcctcttccccgCCCTCgaaggtttgggggtgggggtacttCATTGTGCATGGGGCCTCCCATGCCGAACCCAGGGTTATGTGGCTGCAGGGGAGAGAACAGAGACAAGTTGCATTCACCTCAAGCTCCAAACACAGGAGAGCTCCAGCTCAGGCCACAGACTGCGGGGGACGACTACTCACCTTAGCAGCAAATTTCGGTCCACCTCTGACAGGCACAGGGGCTCTCTTCTTCTTGTTGGCTTCCAGGGCGAGAGGAGCATCAGGGAATAGCTTTTCTAGTGCAGCAAGAGCGGCATATGCTTTTGCCACCTTTTTGTTTGAGCCAGCACCCTGAAATTTCTGTCCATCCACCTCGACCTGGAAAGAACAGATGTGTGTCAGGGCGGCCCAATGCTTCCCTCTGGGGCAGTGACTACTCTCCTGGGAGCTGGCTGCTCACCTCCATGACGAAGCGCTTGTCGTGGCTGCCCCCAGTCTCTGAGATGAGCTCGTACTTGAGGCCACGCCTCTTTTCATTAAGTTCCATAACAGGGTTCTTGCCATGCTTGGTCAGGATCGGCCCCTGCTGTTTTACGTTCtcagggaaaacagaaaagaaaaccaaaaaactcagCTAAGGGCTTTCCAGCACGTGGAGGATGACAGCCGCCCAGACACAGAGGCCAGAGGCCCTTCCAGTCCATTTCCCCTGCTGTCCCTCATCACCCTTGCCTCCCAGCCTCTGGAAGTCCTCTGAGGGCCTCCCAGCAATGGGACTGCCTCCATCCATACCCTATCTCTGGGGCATGGCCTGACTTCAACTGAGGGCCATCCCACCACAGCCCTGGGTATTGGGGCAACATCAGCAAGGGCCTCTTGGTGGTGGCTCAGAGGCTCCACCCCGCTCCCTATACAGGCTCCTAGACATGAAGCTACTCtttatgggggtgggggagagataACAAGAACCAGTAACCCTCCTGGCTCAGAGAACACAGGACTGCCTGCTGCAACCTGTCGGGCACATCAGCCCCCACCATGTGCTCACCTCGGCAGTGGGATCTGAGGGGAAGGCAGCACTGGGAGTCGAAGCAGCTTCCACCACAGGCGGAGGGGCCACCACAGCCggctttgcttctgtttcttcagcCGAATCCTCTCCCTTGCtggagtctctgccttcagcGCCAGTAGGCAGGCCCATGTCCTGTAACACCTGCAGGTGGACATGCACAAGGCTCCCCAGTTACGGAGGGGGATGTAGCACCAGGGTTACCTACGTAGATCTCGCATTCCCCAGGATCCAGAATCAGAAGCTCCTAAGGTGGCAGCCAGGAATCCAGAGggtgtttttttctccccctcccgcCTATCCCACCCCCCTGAAACTCTGATGCTCGCCCACATTCAGAGACTCTCTGCCTGTCAACCACAATGATGAAGCCATTCTTTCATGTGTGACTTGGCAAACATTAAAATATCCACCCATCTCAGTGTTCACACACCCTCTCTAAGCCTCATGTTGTCCACATCAAGGGTTTCAATAACATATAAAAGAGCCCAAGGTGCAGAAGTGCTTTTGTTCACAGAACAGGCATGCGGTACACAACACTGCCGGCATGTACCTTCACAGCCACGTGCAGCTTGGCAGTCTTTTTGGACGGTCCAGAAGCCTCGAAGGAGTTGCCATCTACCTCCACAGACATGGTGAAGATGGGGGCATGGACTGGACCAGTCTGGGAAACCAGCTTATACTGCAGTCCCGGCTTCAGCTGGTTTAGTCTCATGAGAGCGTTCATTGCTTGAGGCGGCTCGGCCTTCTCCTCTGGAGAGAGAACACCGACACGGTGGTGCGCCGTCAGCTGAGGCTAACCGAGGAGGTGGGAGGCGGCAGCTCCTCCGACGCCCTCCTGTGGCACAGTGCTACACAAAACCACCCCGTATGTATTCCAGACCCGCACCACAATTAGTCATTTAAAAACGGGCTTTGGTATCACATCTGAGGAAATTAAGGCAAAAGCAAGCATCTCACCACTTTGGGAGGACTCTTAATCGAGCtagga
Proteins encoded in this window:
- the ILF3 gene encoding interleukin enhancer-binding factor 3 isoform X1, whose amino-acid sequence is MRPMRIFVNDDRHVMAKHSSVYPTQEELEAVQNMVSHTERALKAVSDWIDEQEKGSSEHTESENVDVPPEDETKEGAGEQKTEHMTRTLRGVMRVGLVAKGLLLKGDLDLELVLLCKEKPTTALLDKVADNLAIQLAAVTEDKYEILQSVDDAAIVIKNTKEPPLSLTIHLTSPVVREEMEKVLAGETLSVNDPPDVLDRQKCLAALASLRHAKWFQARANGLKSCVIVIRVLRDLCTRVPTWGPLRGWPLELLCEKSIGTANRPMGAGEALRRVLECLASGIVMPDGSGIYDPCEKEATDAIGHLDRQQREDITQSAQHALRLAAFGQLHKVLGMDPLPSKMPKKPKNENPVDYTVQIPPSTTYAITPMKRPMEEDGEEKSPSKKKKKIQKKEEKAEPPQAMNALMRLNQLKPGLQYKLVSQTGPVHAPIFTMSVEVDGNSFEASGPSKKTAKLHVAVKVLQDMGLPTGAEGRDSSKGEDSAEETEAKPAVVAPPPVVEAASTPSAAFPSDPTAENVKQQGPILTKHGKNPVMELNEKRRGLKYELISETGGSHDKRFVMEVEVDGQKFQGAGSNKKVAKAYAALAALEKLFPDAPLALEANKKKRAPVPVRGGPKFAAKPHNPGFGMGGPMHNEVPPPPNLRGRGRGGNIRGRGRGRGFGGANHGGYMNAGAGYGSYGYGGNSATAGYSQFYSNGGHSGNAGGGGGGGGGGSSGYGSYYQGDNYNSPVPPKHAGKKQPHGGQQKPSYGSGYQSHQGQQQSYNQGQYSNYGPPQGKQKGYNHGQGNYSSYSNSYSSPGGGGGSDYSYESKFNYSGSGGRSGGNSYGSGGSSYNPGSHGGYGGGSGGGSSYQGKQGGYSSQSNYNSPGSGQNYSGPPSSYQSSQGGYGRNADHSMNYQYR
- the ILF3 gene encoding interleukin enhancer-binding factor 3 isoform X2: MRPMRIFVNDDRHVMAKHSSVYPTQEELEAVQNMVSHTERALKAVSDWIDEQEKGSSEHTESENVDVPPEDETKEGAGEQKTEHMTRTLRGVMRVGLVAKGLLLKGDLDLELVLLCKEKPTTALLDKVADNLAIQLAAVTEDKYEILQSVDDAAIVIKNTKEPPLSLTIHLTSPVVREEMEKVLAGETLSVNDPPDVLDRQKCLAALASLRHAKWFQARANGLKSCVIVIRVLRDLCTRVPTWGPLRGWPLELLCEKSIGTANRPMGAGEALRRVLECLASGIVMPDGSGIYDPCEKEATDAIGHLDRQQREDITQSAQHALRLAAFGQLHKVLGMDPLPSKMPKKPKNENPVDYTVQIPPSTTYAITPMKRPMEEDGEEKSPSKKKKKIQKKEEKAEPPQAMNALMRLNQLKPGLQYKLVSQTGPVHAPIFTMSVEVDGNSFEASGPSKKTAKLHVAVKVLQDMGLPTGAEGRDSSKGEDSAEETEAKPAVVAPPPVVEAASTPSAAFPSDPTAEQGPILTKHGKNPVMELNEKRRGLKYELISETGGSHDKRFVMEVEVDGQKFQGAGSNKKVAKAYAALAALEKLFPDAPLALEANKKKRAPVPVRGGPKFAAKPHNPGFGMGGPMHNEVPPPPNLRGRGRGGNIRGRGRGRGFGGANHGGYMNAGAGYGSYGYGGNSATAGYSQFYSNGGHSGNAGGGGGGGGGGSSGYGSYYQGDNYNSPVPPKHAGKKQPHGGQQKPSYGSGYQSHQGQQQSYNQGQYSNYGPPQGKQKGYNHGQGNYSSYSNSYSSPGGGGGSDYSYESKFNYSGSGGRSGGNSYGSGGSSYNPGSHGGYGGGSGGGSSYQGKQGGYSSQSNYNSPGSGQNYSGPPSSYQSSQGGYGRNADHSMNYQYR